The Rhodoferax sediminis genome has a segment encoding these proteins:
- a CDS encoding efflux transporter outer membrane subunit has protein sequence MTDIHNRTRLWQRTRQAALSTAIGMALAGCAMGPDFKAPDAPAIANAQSPYTPVPLPAETASAPGVGGAAQRFEMGQDIPAIWWGVFHSEPLDRLIRSALAHSPTLASAQAALRQAQETYNADTGAKQLPSVNGQLGVTRQRESQVASQIPGGIDFTLFNASVNVSYTIDAFGGTRRELEGLRAAVDYQRYQVEATYLTLTANVVTTAIQEASLRAQLRATQEVIEAESRSLDLVQRQATLGAIALGTVLTQQAQLAQTRATLPALEKALAQTRQQLAVYAGRLPSEAGLPEFTLESLQLPGDLPVSLPSSLLRQRPDIRASEALLHQASAQIGVATANLYPQITLSGSVGAQSFELSQLFSGPSAAWSLGAGLLQPIFNGGSLQAKKRAAIAAYEQAQAQYQQTVLNAFLNVANTLRALDSDAQSLSAQAQAASLARESLDLVNRQYQLGAVSNLALLDAQRTYQQTRIALAQAQAARYADTAALFQALGGGWWNRADLADAKL, from the coding sequence GTGACCGATATCCATAATCGAACCCGCCTTTGGCAGCGCACCCGTCAGGCGGCCTTGAGCACGGCGATCGGCATGGCGCTGGCAGGGTGTGCGATGGGGCCCGACTTCAAGGCTCCCGATGCCCCCGCGATCGCCAACGCGCAAAGCCCGTACACCCCCGTACCGCTGCCGGCCGAGACCGCCAGCGCGCCCGGCGTCGGCGGGGCCGCGCAACGCTTCGAGATGGGCCAGGACATCCCCGCGATCTGGTGGGGCGTGTTCCATTCCGAGCCGCTGGACCGTCTGATCCGCTCCGCGCTGGCGCACAGCCCGACCCTCGCCTCTGCGCAGGCGGCCCTGCGTCAGGCACAGGAAACCTATAACGCCGACACCGGCGCCAAGCAGCTGCCGAGCGTGAATGGCCAACTCGGCGTCACGCGCCAACGTGAGTCGCAGGTGGCCAGCCAGATCCCCGGCGGCATTGACTTCACGCTCTTCAACGCCTCGGTCAACGTTTCCTACACCATCGATGCGTTCGGCGGGACCCGTCGCGAACTGGAAGGTTTGCGCGCCGCCGTCGATTACCAGCGCTACCAGGTCGAGGCCACCTATCTCACGCTCACCGCCAATGTCGTCACGACGGCGATCCAGGAGGCATCGCTGCGCGCGCAACTCCGTGCCACGCAGGAGGTGATCGAGGCGGAAAGCCGCTCGCTCGACCTGGTGCAACGGCAGGCAACGCTGGGGGCCATTGCGCTGGGCACGGTGCTGACGCAGCAAGCACAGCTCGCGCAAACGCGCGCAACGCTACCCGCACTCGAAAAGGCGTTGGCGCAAACACGCCAGCAGTTGGCGGTCTACGCCGGCCGATTGCCCAGCGAAGCCGGGCTGCCCGAGTTCACCCTCGAATCATTGCAATTGCCTGGCGACCTGCCGGTCAGCCTGCCCTCCTCGCTGCTGCGCCAGCGCCCGGACATTCGTGCCAGCGAAGCGCTGCTGCACCAGGCGAGCGCCCAGATCGGTGTCGCCACCGCGAACCTCTACCCCCAAATCACACTGAGTGGTAGCGTGGGTGCGCAAAGCTTCGAGCTCAGCCAGTTGTTCAGCGGCCCGAGCGCGGCCTGGAGCCTGGGGGCCGGCCTGCTGCAGCCGATTTTCAACGGCGGCTCGCTGCAGGCGAAGAAACGCGCGGCGATCGCGGCCTACGAGCAGGCCCAGGCGCAGTACCAGCAGACTGTCCTCAATGCATTTCTGAACGTGGCAAACACGCTGCGCGCACTCGACAGCGATGCGCAATCGCTGAGCGCGCAGGCGCAGGCCGCATCGCTGGCGCGCGAGTCGCTCGACCTGGTGAACCGCCAGTACCAGCTTGGCGCGGTGAGCAACCTGGCACTGCTCGACGCGCAACGCACCTATCAGCAGACCCGCATCGCACTGGCGCAGGCGCAGGCCGCGCGCTATGCGGATACGGCAGCACTCTTTCAGGCACTGGGCGGCGGCTGGTGGAACCGCGCCGACCTGGCCGACGCCAAACTCTAA
- a CDS encoding TadE/TadG family type IV pilus assembly protein has protein sequence MKTLIRTIHRGHSRQGGVAAVEFALIASVFFMLLIGIMEMGRVLFYWNSAAEATRLGARMAVVCDLNAAEIKVRMQTMLSILPTNKIDIGYTPAGCDVTSCQSVTVSIGAGVPVTTFIPFVPLTLTLPPFSTTLPRESMLSTVGGIANPVCN, from the coding sequence ATGAAAACCTTGATCCGAACGATTCATCGAGGTCACTCGCGCCAAGGCGGGGTCGCGGCGGTCGAATTCGCGCTCATTGCCAGCGTGTTCTTCATGCTGTTGATCGGTATCATGGAAATGGGCCGGGTCCTGTTCTACTGGAATTCAGCGGCCGAGGCCACGCGGCTGGGGGCGCGCATGGCCGTGGTGTGCGATCTGAACGCCGCTGAGATCAAGGTCCGGATGCAGACGATGCTGTCGATCCTGCCGACCAACAAGATCGATATCGGCTATACACCGGCTGGCTGCGATGTAACCAGTTGCCAGTCGGTGACGGTCAGCATTGGTGCCGGTGTGCCGGTTACCACATTCATCCCCTTTGTGCCGCTGACGCTCACGCTGCCACCGTTTTCGACCACGCTGCCGCGTGAGAGCATGCTGAGTACCGTTGGCGGGATTGCCAATCCGGTGTGCAACTAG
- a CDS encoding pilus assembly protein TadG-related protein yields the protein MNTLSCQTSLQRGAVAIIVALSLPVLIGFAGLALDLGHLYVEKTELQNATDACALAASRELTCDPTAGPCATSYVTNAVNAGLTVAARNKVDFQSSLISSTQIAASDIKFSTVFAPDSTYVPSGSTTAGTNYKYVMCTAQQTGIIPWFMQVLGVGNQTVSAQAVATLAPAQTNCAIPMGLCKLPAGTPANPFAGMVIGQWMESKLSASATGSFDWINFTPPGGGANLLANQLAGTGVCSVPPPPTQVGEQGNINSLSNAWNTRFGFYKGSYANPPSAPDYTGESYTPTSWPSKFNAYSGTGSIPNFLTARSSNLAYQGGDGLNLNMGGVTVYNPTQLAASGADRRLATVPVVDCSSWAASNPQTVPILGYACVLMLHPMPQTGGSTKPDVWLEYRGQSTDPASPCATSGSVGGPGSIGPMIPSLVQ from the coding sequence ATGAACACCCTGTCATGCCAAACCAGTCTGCAACGCGGCGCGGTGGCGATCATCGTCGCCCTGTCGCTGCCGGTCCTGATCGGGTTTGCCGGGCTGGCGCTGGATCTGGGCCACCTTTACGTCGAAAAGACCGAACTGCAAAACGCCACCGACGCCTGCGCGCTGGCGGCGTCCCGGGAGCTGACGTGCGACCCGACCGCCGGGCCCTGTGCGACCTCCTATGTGACGAATGCCGTAAATGCCGGCCTGACGGTTGCGGCGCGCAACAAGGTGGACTTCCAAAGCAGCCTCATCAGCAGCACGCAGATTGCAGCGAGCGACATCAAGTTCAGCACGGTGTTTGCGCCGGACTCCACCTATGTGCCCAGCGGCAGCACAACCGCAGGCACCAATTACAAATACGTGATGTGCACGGCACAGCAAACCGGCATCATTCCGTGGTTCATGCAGGTGCTGGGCGTGGGCAATCAGACCGTGAGCGCGCAGGCGGTGGCGACCCTGGCGCCGGCGCAGACGAATTGCGCGATACCGATGGGTCTGTGCAAATTACCCGCCGGGACACCGGCCAATCCGTTTGCGGGGATGGTCATTGGCCAATGGATGGAGAGCAAGCTCAGTGCATCGGCGACCGGCAGCTTCGACTGGATCAACTTCACACCGCCCGGTGGTGGCGCCAACCTGCTCGCCAACCAGCTGGCGGGCACGGGGGTGTGCAGCGTACCGCCTCCGCCGACCCAAGTGGGCGAGCAAGGGAACATCAACAGCCTTAGCAATGCCTGGAACACACGCTTTGGCTTTTACAAAGGCAGCTATGCCAACCCGCCATCGGCCCCTGACTACACGGGGGAGTCCTATACGCCAACATCGTGGCCATCCAAGTTCAATGCCTACAGCGGAACAGGCTCCATACCGAATTTCCTGACGGCGCGCAGCAGCAATCTCGCCTATCAAGGAGGCGATGGCCTCAACCTCAATATGGGCGGCGTCACCGTGTACAACCCGACGCAACTCGCCGCATCCGGCGCGGATCGTCGTCTCGCGACCGTGCCGGTGGTCGATTGCAGCAGTTGGGCAGCCAGTAATCCGCAAACCGTGCCTATCCTCGGTTATGCATGCGTATTGATGCTCCATCCCATGCCGCAGACTGGCGGCTCGACCAAACCGGATGTGTGGCTCGAATACCGCGGGCAATCCACCGATCCGGCCAGCCCCTGCGCGACCTCCGGCTCCGTCGGCGGCCCTGGCAGCATCGGTCCCATGATTCCCTCGCTGGTGCAATAG
- a CDS encoding type II secretion system F family protein, with the protein MSYLYYLFATLTFIAVVLLIEGAYLAWNSSRGPEAERVARRLRVMSAGGHGDEQAISIVKERLLSKTPGVQRILLQMPRVATLDRLLQQSGLSWSVAEFLGISLLAFALPFFATGFFAIPWLLRLALACAAATLPYFYVTRVKSKRLTRIEQQLPDALDLMGRALRAGHAFPTALKMVGDEMSDPLAGEFRATFDEVNFGIAMPDALMNLATRVPSTDLRYFIIAVLIQRETGGNLSELLSSISTIIRDRLKLMGQVRVLSAEGKLSAWILSLLPFGAALMIHLVNPKFLEVLYTDPAGRKVAAAAGILMLLGILAMRKIIRIRV; encoded by the coding sequence ATGAGCTACCTCTACTACCTCTTTGCGACGCTGACCTTCATCGCAGTCGTGCTGCTGATCGAGGGTGCGTACCTGGCATGGAATTCTTCCAGGGGGCCCGAGGCCGAGCGCGTGGCGCGTCGCTTGCGCGTGATGTCGGCGGGCGGACACGGTGACGAGCAAGCCATTTCCATCGTCAAGGAACGGCTGTTGAGCAAGACCCCCGGGGTGCAGCGCATCCTGCTGCAGATGCCGCGCGTGGCGACGCTGGACCGCCTGCTGCAGCAATCGGGGCTGTCGTGGAGCGTGGCGGAGTTCCTGGGGATATCGCTGCTGGCGTTTGCGCTTCCTTTCTTTGCGACCGGCTTCTTCGCTATACCCTGGCTGCTGCGGCTGGCCCTGGCCTGCGCCGCGGCCACGCTGCCGTATTTTTATGTCACAAGGGTGAAGAGCAAACGCCTGACGCGCATCGAACAGCAACTGCCCGATGCGCTGGACCTGATGGGACGCGCCTTGCGTGCCGGGCACGCCTTTCCGACCGCGCTGAAGATGGTGGGCGATGAAATGAGCGACCCGCTGGCGGGCGAGTTCCGCGCCACCTTCGATGAGGTGAACTTCGGCATCGCCATGCCGGACGCCCTCATGAACCTGGCGACCCGCGTGCCCAGCACCGACCTGCGCTACTTCATCATTGCCGTGCTGATCCAGCGCGAGACGGGGGGCAATCTGTCGGAACTGCTGAGCAGCATCAGCACCATCATCCGCGACCGCCTCAAGCTGATGGGACAGGTGCGCGTGCTGTCGGCCGAGGGCAAGCTCTCGGCCTGGATCCTGTCGCTGCTGCCGTTCGGGGCGGCACTCATGATCCACCTGGTGAATCCGAAGTTTCTCGAGGTGCTTTATACCGATCCTGCCGGCCGCAAGGTGGCCGCCGCTGCCGGCATATTGATGCTGCTCGGCATTCTGGCCATGCGCAAGATCATCCGCATCCGGGTGTGA
- a CDS encoding type II secretion system F family protein, whose protein sequence is MTTLQLAFLGLVFLAVFGAVMLAMRLFAANPVKDRIDAAVGRAAPAAGGGGGSEPSPWVARIIKLAGPLAKLSVPAEGWETSMLRTRFMNAGFRQPSAPALFFTAKTALALGLPLLVFFVLSTSSAKYGANTLLLWLLGAAAVGYYLPNLVLKNLIARRQREIFESFPDALDLMTVCVEAGLAMDAALARVAAEIGLKSAALSDELHLVTLELRAGNSKEKALRNLALRTGVEDVDALVAMLIQSERFGTSVADSLRVQSDLLRTKRRQRAEEQAAKIALKLLFPLIFFIFPSLLVVLLGPAFIQIYRVLLPTMAGTN, encoded by the coding sequence ATGACTACCTTGCAACTGGCGTTTTTGGGACTGGTTTTCCTGGCCGTGTTCGGCGCGGTCATGCTGGCAATGCGGCTGTTCGCCGCGAACCCCGTGAAGGACCGCATCGATGCGGCGGTGGGCCGCGCAGCGCCGGCGGCCGGCGGCGGTGGAGGTAGTGAGCCCAGCCCCTGGGTGGCGCGCATCATCAAGCTGGCCGGCCCTCTGGCCAAGCTGTCGGTGCCTGCGGAAGGGTGGGAAACCTCCATGCTGCGAACCCGTTTCATGAACGCGGGCTTTCGCCAGCCCTCGGCCCCGGCCCTGTTCTTCACGGCCAAAACGGCGCTAGCCCTGGGCCTGCCGCTGCTGGTGTTTTTTGTCCTGAGCACCTCCAGCGCAAAATACGGCGCGAACACACTGCTGCTTTGGCTGTTGGGTGCGGCGGCCGTTGGCTACTACCTGCCCAACCTTGTGTTGAAGAACTTGATCGCACGGCGTCAGCGTGAAATCTTCGAGAGCTTTCCGGATGCGCTGGACCTGATGACGGTGTGTGTCGAGGCCGGGCTGGCGATGGATGCCGCACTGGCGCGCGTGGCCGCCGAGATTGGCCTCAAGAGCGCGGCCCTGAGCGATGAGCTGCACCTCGTCACACTGGAGTTGCGCGCCGGCAATTCCAAGGAAAAGGCCTTGCGCAACCTGGCGCTGCGCACCGGCGTGGAAGACGTTGACGCGCTGGTGGCGATGCTGATTCAGTCGGAGCGTTTCGGCACCAGCGTGGCCGACTCGCTGCGCGTGCAATCGGATCTGTTGCGCACCAAGCGGCGCCAGCGCGCCGAGGAGCAGGCAGCAAAAATCGCGCTGAAGCTGCTGTTCCCGCTGATCTTTTTCATCTTCCCGTCCTTGCTGGTTGTGCTGCTCGGGCCGGCCTTCATCCAGATCTACCGGGTTCTGCTGCCGACGATGGCCGGCACCAATTGA
- a CDS encoding AAA family ATPase, producing MKIAVVSRDEKQLSEIGRLLRERNPSDEVSTVSGTLDKLAGITDLASPDVLVLDQPSAEGGDLARLERLSHQYPRMAFILLCQQHSPEFLIQAMRAGVREVLASPVSAGTLFPALLRIEEKLDSHSQANGKVLAFISCKGGSGATFLATNLGYALAAQGKKRVALIDLNLQFGDASLFLSDQKPVATLSDVCRQIHRLDPSFLASSMLNVAPNYAVLAAPEDPAHARDVKPEHIDAILKLARRQYDFIVLDVGRSLDAISIRALDQADMIFPVLQTMLPYIRDGKRLMGMFRSLDYPKDKIHLIVNRHEKSSDIKLGDLEAAFGTGAFRIIPNHYEAAAASVAQGVPIVKLAKSSPISRALQEFARSLAGDEAPASQGWLSRVLQRT from the coding sequence TTGAAAATCGCTGTTGTATCCAGGGACGAGAAGCAGCTCTCCGAGATAGGCCGTCTGCTGCGCGAGCGCAATCCATCCGATGAGGTGAGCACCGTTTCTGGCACGCTGGACAAGCTGGCCGGAATCACCGACCTTGCGTCGCCCGACGTACTGGTGCTCGATCAGCCGTCCGCAGAGGGCGGCGATCTGGCGCGGCTGGAGCGCCTGAGCCACCAGTACCCACGCATGGCGTTCATCCTGCTGTGCCAGCAGCATTCGCCCGAGTTTCTGATTCAGGCCATGCGCGCCGGCGTGCGCGAGGTATTGGCCTCTCCGGTGAGTGCCGGCACCCTGTTTCCGGCCCTTTTGCGTATCGAGGAAAAGCTCGACAGCCATTCGCAGGCCAATGGCAAGGTGCTGGCGTTTATTTCGTGCAAGGGCGGCAGTGGCGCGACCTTTCTCGCCACCAACCTGGGTTACGCCCTGGCGGCGCAGGGGAAAAAGCGCGTTGCACTGATTGACCTGAACCTGCAGTTCGGCGACGCATCGCTGTTCCTGTCCGACCAGAAGCCGGTGGCGACGCTGTCCGACGTGTGCCGGCAAATACACCGGCTGGACCCTTCATTCCTGGCATCGAGCATGCTCAATGTCGCGCCGAACTATGCCGTGCTGGCGGCTCCCGAAGACCCGGCGCATGCGCGCGACGTGAAGCCCGAGCATATTGATGCGATCCTCAAGCTGGCGCGGCGGCAATACGACTTCATCGTGCTGGACGTGGGCCGCAGCCTGGACGCCATCAGCATTCGCGCGCTGGACCAGGCCGACATGATTTTCCCGGTCCTGCAGACGATGCTGCCCTACATTCGCGACGGCAAACGGCTGATGGGTATGTTCCGTTCGCTGGATTACCCGAAGGACAAGATCCACCTGATCGTGAACCGTCACGAAAAGAGCAGCGACATCAAGCTGGGCGATCTGGAAGCGGCGTTCGGCACCGGTGCCTTCAGGATCATTCCGAACCATTACGAAGCCGCGGCGGCTTCGGTGGCCCAAGGCGTACCGATCGTGAAACTTGCCAAAAGCAGCCCAATCTCCAGAGCCCTGCAGGAGTTTGCCCGGTCGCTGGCGGGCGACGAGGCCCCCGCGTCGCAGGGCTGGTTGTCGCGGGTTTTGCAACGCACCTGA
- a CDS encoding TadE/TadG family type IV pilus assembly protein has protein sequence MNTHRKQRGVAAVELGILLIPLVLLVFGITEFGRAIYQYNTLVKATRNAARFLSAQGPGDPADVTTAQCLAVYGNQACTGSALVPALTAAMVSVCDSVSCPTTNQNQPTGSGVINLVTVTITGYPFTSLVPFVMPSITFGDISTTMRQVL, from the coding sequence ATGAACACCCACCGGAAACAGCGTGGCGTGGCGGCAGTGGAACTGGGCATCTTGCTGATTCCCCTTGTGCTGCTGGTCTTCGGCATTACCGAGTTCGGCCGCGCCATCTACCAATACAACACGCTGGTCAAGGCCACGCGCAATGCTGCCCGGTTTTTGTCCGCCCAAGGCCCTGGGGATCCCGCCGATGTCACCACGGCGCAGTGCCTGGCGGTGTATGGCAACCAGGCCTGCACGGGCAGCGCGTTGGTGCCAGCCCTCACGGCGGCCATGGTCAGCGTCTGCGACAGCGTCAGCTGCCCCACCACGAATCAAAACCAGCCGACCGGCAGCGGCGTCATCAACCTCGTGACGGTGACCATCACCGGTTATCCATTCACGTCGCTGGTGCCGTTTGTGATGCCCAGCATCACGTTCGGGGACATCAGTACCACGATGCGGCAAGTCTTATGA
- a CDS encoding pilus assembly protein, with amino-acid sequence MKRTHFFSTGALCAVALAIAGCVSLTPNLDSHFGEAVNQLKAQQTLSPEASRNTDPVSGIDGKAAKSAYDLYQKSYQAPVPPASAFTIGVGTGQ; translated from the coding sequence ATGAAGCGCACTCACTTTTTTTCCACCGGCGCGTTGTGCGCGGTGGCGCTCGCCATCGCAGGTTGCGTCTCGTTGACGCCGAACCTGGACAGCCACTTTGGCGAGGCCGTGAACCAGCTCAAGGCGCAGCAGACGCTATCGCCCGAGGCATCGCGCAATACCGATCCCGTCAGCGGGATCGACGGCAAGGCGGCCAAGAGCGCCTATGACCTGTACCAGAAGTCGTACCAGGCGCCAGTGCCACCGGCGAGCGCTTTCACCATTGGCGTGGGTACCGGACAGTAG
- a CDS encoding CpaF family protein — translation MNTENLSLRDRLGSTSPNGDTQFIAQRTGGIDNRAYQDLKHQIHQTLLDRVDLESMQRLSPERIRDELRMLVERLLEEEIVVINDSERKNLTRDIQNEMLGFGPLETLLADPTVSDILVNTYKQVYVERHGRLELTDVTFTNDAHLMKIIDKIVSRVGRRIDESSPMVDARLPDGSRVNAIIPPLAIDGPILSIRRFAAEPLRLADLVEYKSLTADMAEILQGLGKAKVNILISGGTGSGKTTMLNVISGFISGAERIVTVEDAAELQMQQPHVVRLETRPPNIEGKGEVTQRALVRNALRMRPDRIILGEVRGGEALDMLQAMNTGHEGSMATIHANTPRDALTRLENMISMASASLPTKAMRQQISSAISVVVQVARLTDGKRKVISIQEITGMEGDVITMQEIFSFKQTGLGADGAVAGHFCATGVRPRFIERLRTFGITVSETLFDPTRQYH, via the coding sequence ATGAACACCGAGAACCTATCCCTGCGGGACCGGCTGGGCAGCACCAGTCCCAATGGCGACACGCAATTTATCGCGCAGCGCACCGGCGGCATTGACAACCGCGCCTACCAGGACCTGAAGCACCAGATCCATCAGACCCTGCTGGACCGGGTTGACCTGGAGAGCATGCAGCGCCTATCCCCGGAGCGGATTCGCGACGAGCTCAGGATGCTGGTGGAGCGCCTGCTCGAAGAGGAAATCGTCGTCATCAACGACAGCGAGCGCAAGAACCTGACGCGCGATATCCAGAACGAGATGCTCGGTTTCGGCCCGCTGGAAACACTGCTGGCCGACCCCACCGTGTCCGACATCCTCGTCAACACCTACAAGCAGGTTTACGTGGAACGGCACGGCAGGCTGGAGTTGACCGACGTCACGTTCACGAATGATGCGCACCTGATGAAGATTATCGACAAGATCGTCTCGCGCGTGGGCCGGCGCATCGATGAGTCGAGCCCGATGGTGGATGCGCGCCTGCCCGACGGCTCGCGCGTCAACGCCATCATTCCGCCGCTCGCCATTGATGGCCCGATCCTGTCGATTCGCCGCTTTGCGGCCGAGCCGCTGCGCCTGGCCGATCTGGTCGAGTACAAGAGCCTGACCGCGGACATGGCGGAAATCCTGCAGGGCCTGGGCAAGGCCAAGGTCAACATCCTGATCTCGGGCGGCACCGGCAGCGGCAAGACCACCATGCTGAATGTCATTTCGGGCTTTATCAGCGGTGCCGAGCGCATCGTCACGGTCGAGGATGCCGCCGAACTGCAAATGCAGCAGCCCCATGTGGTGCGCCTGGAGACGCGCCCGCCGAACATCGAGGGCAAGGGCGAGGTGACGCAGCGGGCCCTGGTGCGCAACGCGCTGCGCATGCGACCGGACCGCATCATCCTGGGCGAGGTGCGCGGCGGCGAGGCGCTGGACATGCTGCAGGCCATGAATACCGGTCATGAGGGCTCGATGGCCACCATCCATGCCAACACCCCGCGCGATGCACTGACCCGGCTGGAGAACATGATCAGCATGGCGTCCGCGAGCCTGCCGACCAAGGCCATGCGCCAGCAGATCAGCTCGGCGATCAGCGTCGTGGTGCAGGTAGCACGACTGACCGATGGCAAACGCAAGGTCATCTCCATTCAGGAGATCACGGGCATGGAGGGTGACGTGATCACGATGCAGGAGATTTTCAGCTTCAAGCAGACGGGGCTGGGCGCGGACGGCGCCGTGGCCGGGCATTTTTGCGCCACCGGGGTTCGCCCGCGCTTCATCGAGCGGCTGCGCACCTTCGGCATCACGGTGTCCGAAACCCTGTTCGACCCGACACGCCAGTACCACTAG
- a CDS encoding LytR C-terminal domain-containing protein: protein MFTLRPIVLALGVCLLQACAAPPAKMEITLQPVLRVRHSSDQAAATYYQLGKYHQDRGNLDLARAAYSHSIALDSRPMEARNALAVIDAQQGRLDDATALLQQLVADYPAVAYLHNNLGYVYSMQGDDDAAVAALQRALALDAGDERARNNLKAVQAASAGHGAPAAAAPAAATAPTPVPAAPAQGLAIVNPPETPQARMEVVQIEPDVYQLRLKAAIASVLADLQTGKPVAAAATLASAPAASAPPAKAARVEVANGNGVAGMARRIQGVLGRHGIAVNRLTNALPYTQQETKIQYRAGYEQAAEALKHALRGHAVVVATNSSSAPSDVRLVLGRDAISSMALIEGSDGESLLALNGEQ from the coding sequence ATGTTCACACTGCGTCCGATCGTGCTTGCGCTGGGGGTTTGCCTGTTGCAGGCTTGCGCCGCGCCGCCTGCCAAAATGGAAATCACCCTGCAACCCGTGCTGCGGGTGCGCCATTCGTCCGATCAGGCGGCGGCAACCTACTACCAACTCGGCAAATATCACCAGGATCGCGGCAACCTCGATCTGGCCCGCGCTGCCTACAGCCATTCGATCGCGCTCGACAGCCGTCCGATGGAGGCACGCAACGCGCTCGCCGTCATCGACGCGCAGCAGGGCAGGCTTGACGATGCCACGGCCCTGTTGCAGCAGCTCGTGGCCGACTATCCGGCGGTGGCGTACCTGCACAACAACCTCGGCTATGTCTACTCCATGCAGGGCGATGACGACGCGGCGGTGGCGGCCCTGCAACGCGCACTGGCGCTGGATGCGGGCGACGAGCGCGCACGCAATAATCTGAAAGCGGTACAGGCGGCATCGGCAGGGCACGGTGCGCCTGCTGCCGCGGCGCCGGCTGCGGCAACAGCGCCGACGCCCGTGCCCGCCGCTCCCGCGCAGGGACTCGCGATCGTGAACCCACCCGAGACGCCGCAAGCGCGCATGGAGGTGGTGCAGATCGAACCTGACGTCTATCAACTCAGGCTGAAGGCGGCTATCGCCTCAGTGCTGGCGGACCTGCAGACCGGGAAACCCGTTGCGGCCGCTGCGACGCTGGCTTCTGCGCCTGCTGCTTCTGCCCCTCCTGCCAAAGCGGCCCGAGTGGAAGTTGCCAACGGCAACGGCGTTGCCGGCATGGCCAGGCGGATACAGGGTGTGCTCGGCCGGCACGGCATCGCGGTGAACCGGCTGACCAATGCGCTCCCTTATACCCAGCAGGAAACGAAGATCCAGTATCGGGCCGGCTACGAGCAGGCCGCCGAGGCGTTGAAACACGCGCTGCGGGGGCACGCAGTGGTGGTGGCGACCAACAGCTCTTCGGCCCCATCGGATGTGCGACTGGTGCTGGGCAGAGACGCCATCTCGTCCATGGCGCTGATCGAGGGATCGGACGGCGAGTCGCTTTTGGCATTGAACGGGGAACAATAG